From the genome of Salvelinus alpinus chromosome 19, SLU_Salpinus.1, whole genome shotgun sequence, one region includes:
- the arrdc3a gene encoding arrestin domain-containing protein 3a isoform X1 translates to MVLGKVKSFTVSYDCLNDSNVPVFASGDSVSGRVIIEVTGEIRVKSLKIHAKGFAKVRWTESRNAGSNTAYTQNYTEEVEYLNHRDILIGHERDDDNSEEGLTTIHSGRHEYAFSLELPQIPLATSFEGKHGSVRYWVKAELHRPWLLPMKTKKEFTVFEHIDINTPLLLSPQAGTKDKTLCCWFCTSGPISLSAKIERKGYTPGESIQIFAEIENCSSRMVVPKAAIYQTQTFYAKGKMKEVKQLVANLRGESLSSGKTETWSGKMLKIPPISPSILDCSIIRVEYSLMVYVDIPGAMNLSLNLPLVIGTIPLHPFGSRTSSVSSQCSMTMSWLGMALPERPEAPPSYSEIVTEEQRQSLEVTSARDEFEGPLFAYIQEFRFQPPPLYSEVDPNPDQASRTEERRPDTCPSR, encoded by the exons ATGGTGCTAGGAAAGGTGAAGAGCTTCACCGTCAGCTACGACTGTCTCAATGACAGCAATGTCCCCGTTTTCGCAAGTGGGGACTCGGTCTCAGGGAGGGTGATCATCGAAGTCACTGGAGAAATCCGTGTGAAATCTCTTAAAATTCATGCAAAAGGATTTGCGAAAGTTCGTTGGACTGAATCGCGAAATGCTGGCTCCAACACTGCCTATACGCAAAATTACACTGAAGAAGTAGAATATCTAAACCATAGAGACATCCTAATTGGACATGAAAGAG ACGATGACAACTCAGAAGAAGGACTCACCACCATCCATTCAGGAAGACATGAGTATGCATTCAGCCTTGAGCTTCCACAGAT ACCCCTGGCTACCTCGTTCGAAGGGAAACATGGCAGTGTGCGCTACTGGGTGAAGGCCGAGCTACACAGGCCATGGCTCCTGCCCATGAAGACCAAGAAAGAATTCACAGTCTTCGAACACATCGACATCAACACTCCCTTACTGCTG TCACCCCAGGCAGGCACGAAAGACAAGACTTTATGCTGCTGGTTCTGCACCTCAGGTCCAATCTCCTTAAGTGCCAAAATCGAAAGGAAGGGTTATACCCCAG GAGAGTCTATTCAGATCTTCGCCGAGATTGAGAATTGCTCGTCTCGCATGGTCGTGCCAAAGGCAGCCATTTACCAAACACAGACCTTCTACGCCAAAGGGAAAATGAAGGAGGTCAAACAGCTGGTGGCCAACCTCCGAGGAGAGTCGTTGTCCTCGGGCAAGACGGAGACGTGGAGTGGCAAAATGCTGAAgatcccccccatctctccctccatcttggaCTGCAGCATCATCCGAGTGGAGTATTCTCTCATG GTGTACGTGGACATCCCCGGAGCTATGAACCTGTCTCTGAACCTGCCACTGGTCATCGGCACTATCCCACTGCACCCCTTCGGCAGCCGCACCTCCAGTGTCAGCAGCCAGTGCAGCATGACCATGAGCTGGCTAGGCATGGCCCTGCCAGAGCGCCCTGAAGCCCCACCAAGCTATTCAGAGATCGTGACAGAGGAGCAGAGACAGAGCCTGGAGGTGACCTCGGCCAGGGATGAGTTCGAGGGACCACTCTTTGCCTATATCCAGGAGTTCCGCTTCCAGCCCCCTCCGCTCTACTCTGAG
- the arrdc3a gene encoding arrestin domain-containing protein 3a isoform X2, translating to MKEVWYTCWNIVPPLVSDDDNSEEGLTTIHSGRHEYAFSLELPQIPLATSFEGKHGSVRYWVKAELHRPWLLPMKTKKEFTVFEHIDINTPLLLSPQAGTKDKTLCCWFCTSGPISLSAKIERKGYTPGESIQIFAEIENCSSRMVVPKAAIYQTQTFYAKGKMKEVKQLVANLRGESLSSGKTETWSGKMLKIPPISPSILDCSIIRVEYSLMVYVDIPGAMNLSLNLPLVIGTIPLHPFGSRTSSVSSQCSMTMSWLGMALPERPEAPPSYSEIVTEEQRQSLEVTSARDEFEGPLFAYIQEFRFQPPPLYSEVDPNPDQASRTEERRPDTCPSR from the exons ATGAAAGAG GTATGGTATACGTGTTGGAATATTGTCCCTCCTCTTGTTTCAGACGATGACAACTCAGAAGAAGGACTCACCACCATCCATTCAGGAAGACATGAGTATGCATTCAGCCTTGAGCTTCCACAGAT ACCCCTGGCTACCTCGTTCGAAGGGAAACATGGCAGTGTGCGCTACTGGGTGAAGGCCGAGCTACACAGGCCATGGCTCCTGCCCATGAAGACCAAGAAAGAATTCACAGTCTTCGAACACATCGACATCAACACTCCCTTACTGCTG TCACCCCAGGCAGGCACGAAAGACAAGACTTTATGCTGCTGGTTCTGCACCTCAGGTCCAATCTCCTTAAGTGCCAAAATCGAAAGGAAGGGTTATACCCCAG GAGAGTCTATTCAGATCTTCGCCGAGATTGAGAATTGCTCGTCTCGCATGGTCGTGCCAAAGGCAGCCATTTACCAAACACAGACCTTCTACGCCAAAGGGAAAATGAAGGAGGTCAAACAGCTGGTGGCCAACCTCCGAGGAGAGTCGTTGTCCTCGGGCAAGACGGAGACGTGGAGTGGCAAAATGCTGAAgatcccccccatctctccctccatcttggaCTGCAGCATCATCCGAGTGGAGTATTCTCTCATG GTGTACGTGGACATCCCCGGAGCTATGAACCTGTCTCTGAACCTGCCACTGGTCATCGGCACTATCCCACTGCACCCCTTCGGCAGCCGCACCTCCAGTGTCAGCAGCCAGTGCAGCATGACCATGAGCTGGCTAGGCATGGCCCTGCCAGAGCGCCCTGAAGCCCCACCAAGCTATTCAGAGATCGTGACAGAGGAGCAGAGACAGAGCCTGGAGGTGACCTCGGCCAGGGATGAGTTCGAGGGACCACTCTTTGCCTATATCCAGGAGTTCCGCTTCCAGCCCCCTCCGCTCTACTCTGAG
- the LOC139545782 gene encoding G kinase-anchoring protein 1-like, whose product MTSAMISVHTTASRFALLQVDSDSDSDSESGKTRGGRDSGKGRPGKATEGKSTASNGKKEKRKKKREQQQSEANELRSLAFKKLPQKSSAPPPSLSLQGVANELLHPVAGDQAMPPEGWQQWKQRDYQLTSELYEADLEKALIISKLEFEEHKQDDDGTDTPSPKSRGGAAAGKKDKKKSQQGKDKKMTVSLKDFQAEGDQLSKKQEKEEPKLPAPPEDKFFNKLEDDVSKIVQKEKRREQFSNGTDAEVTTSTEHEPDPRTEQLKDDLEKKDQEIEKLKKVISQWEVKYKEVKARNSQLLKMLQQGEMKDKAEILLQVEELLNIKEELSSQVTSLHASLEQEKSKVKGLQTDQPKHHQGNRKGKKGSESDL is encoded by the exons ATGACATCAGCAATGATCTCCGTCCACACCACAGCTTCTCGCTTTGCCTTGCTTCAGGTTGACTCTGATTCGGACTCCGATTCGGAGTCAGGAAAGACCAGAGGTGGTCGGGACTCTGGAAAGGGTCGGCCTGGGAAGGCAACCGAGGGGAAATCCACCGCGAGCAACGGcaagaaggagaagaggaagaagaagcgAGAGCAGCAACAGAGCGAGGCCAATGAG TTAAGGAGTCTTGCCTTTAAGAAGCTCCCTCAGAAGTCCTCTGCCCcgcccccctccctttctctgcaGGGTGTGGCCAATGAGCTACTCCATCCCGTGGCAGGGGACCAAGCCATGCCCCCGGAAGGCTGGCAGCAATGGAAACAGAGGGACTACCAG TTAACGAGTGAGCTGTATGAGGCAGACCTGGAGAAGGCACTGATTATAAGTAAACTGGAGTTTGAGGAGCACAAACAG GATGATGACGGAACAGATACTCCCTCTCCCAAGTCCCGAGGAGGAGCAGCGGCAGGGAAGAAAGACAAGAAGAAGAGCCAGCAGGGAAAAGACAAGAAGATGACCGTGTCTCTGAAGGACTTCCAGGCAGAGGGGG ATCAGCTGAGTAAgaagcaggagaaagag GAGCCCAAACTGCCCGCACCTCCAGAAGACAAGTTCTTCAACAAGCTTGAGGATGACGTTAGCAAAATCGTACAGAAGGAGAAAAGACGGGAGCAGTTTTCTAACGGCACTGACGCCGAGGTCACGACTTCAACAGAGCATGAACCG GACCCCCGAACTGAGCAGCTAAAGGACGACTTGGAGAAGAAAGACCAAGAAATCGAGAAGTTAAAGAAGGTCATTTCACAATGGGAG GTGAAATACAAAGAAGTGAAAGCCAGAAACTCCCAGCTGCTGAAGATGTTGCAGCAGGGAGAGA tGAAAGATAAAGCAGAGATCCTACTGCAGGTGGAAGAGCTTCTAAATATCAAAGAGGAGCTGTcttcacag GTGACATCACTACATGCCTCACTTGAACAAGAGAAGTCGAAAGTGAAAGGTTTGCAAACGGATCAGCCAAAACACCATCAG GGAAACAGGAAGGGGAAAAAGGGTTCAGAGTCTGATCTATGA